The following proteins are co-located in the Argopecten irradians isolate NY chromosome 9, Ai_NY, whole genome shotgun sequence genome:
- the LOC138331543 gene encoding CUE domain-containing protein 1-like: MATADTTQPQKHSSRRRSRNQQSSRMENDFVPNNSTSSEIPGEPSSHGHHHHHHHHHKLPRQSSRPTKQLDFYQAMSDFKTMFPMMENDVIEAVLRANDGAVDATIDQLLTMSIDNDGSESPVTVPSDLISPLSDDCPEYNEERTEDSPPSYTEAVHSQASTSIWTTPISSQAKDQSTSSTIKNKSPSGSLKKEQPNGNKRSPSSSVGPRFRGLDLLDADVDELSLSNTELKRPLPNSDITQSRTPKRYYRNWNPPMLGTLPEDFLRLSVAPQVPSSLSLASPPMLLSHGHQTLDDMASSHDVTPKSQSVRQKHSKSSRSHSERKRMSRSLSEKTSEKSWLASSQNKDTSPLMHQSSFSASRGSTPGSKSLMISSLEFSQDMLDEKMKENERRRKRAVMNADPEMSQYLEDERLAIMLQNSEFLDELRSNEDFMKTLERDRMNLSAFEPIPEPPEQLPPLEHEGYGEDSTDRMEAFPFSQPIPKEKDDDAELRRQLNNMGGASRKQFVALAKKFFSRKKKKMTLKQIQKEKLAPSMVNLLDSDEEDYNAHDHMDHPYNQRTEIEPLPSSITAVPSYKTVQRPPYHPETITSYHDNQATDMV; encoded by the exons ATGGCAACAGCAGACACAACTCAACCACAGAAGCACAGTAGCAGGCGTAGAAGTCGGAACCAACAGTCATCCCGGATGGAGAATGACTTTGTTCCCAATAACAGTACAAGTTCCGAGATTCCTGGTGAACCATCCTCACATGGgcaccaccatcatcaccaccaccatcacaaACTCCCTCGTCAGTCGTCACGCCCGACCAAACAACTAGACTTCTACCAGGCCATGTCAGATTTTAAGACTATGTTTCCTATGATGGAAAATGATGTGATTGAAGCTGTACTGAGGGCAAACGATGGGGCCGTGGATGCAACGATTGACCAGCTTTTAACAATGAGTATCGACAATGACGGCAGTGAGTCGCCTGTTACTGTACCATCAGATCTAATCTCCCCT TTGTCTGATGATTGTCCGGAGTACAACGAAGAGAGGACAGAAGATTCGCCTCCATCCTATACAGAAGCGGTCCATTCACAAGCAAGTACCAGTATCTGGACCACGCCGATATCTAGTCAGGCCAAAGACCAGTCCACTTCATctacaattaaaaacaaatcaccGTCAGGGTCGCTCAAAAAGGAGCAGCCGAACGGGAACAAGCGATCACCATCTTCATCTGTGGGACCAAGGTTCAGAGGTCTTGACCTTTTGGATGCGGACGTTGATGAACTTTCTCTTTCTAATACAGAATTAAAGCGCCCATTACCGAATTCAGATATAACTCAAAGCCGAACTCCAAAGAGATATTATCGTAACTGGAATCCGCCAATGCTGGGGACTTTACCAGAGGACTTTCTAAGACTCTCTGTGGCTCCCCAGGTGCCATCCTCGCTTTCTCTCGCCTCACCGCCTATGCTTTTGAGTCATGGGCATCAGACACTTGATGATATGGCATCTTCACACGACGTCACACCTAAATCTCAAAGTGTACGACAAAAACATTCAAAGTCAAGTCGTAGTCACAGTGAGCGTAAGAGGATGTCTCGAAGTCTTAGCGAGAAGACGAGTGAAAAGTCATGGTTAGCGTCATCACAAAACAAGGATACGTCGCCTTTAATGCATCAGAGTTCTTTTAGCGCTAGTAGAGGTAGTACTCCAGGATCAAAGTCATTG ATGATTTCATCGCTGGAGTTCAGTCAGGACATGCTAGATGAAAAGATGAAAGAGAACGAGAGGCGACGAAAGAGAGCAGTGATGAATGCCGACCCTGAAATGTCTCAGTATCTGGAGGATGAGAGGCTGGCTATTATGTTACAGAACAGCGAGTTCCTAGACGAGTTGAGGAGTAACGAGGATTTCATGAAAACTCTCGAGAGAG ACCGTATGAATTTATCTGCCTTTGAGCCTATACCGGAACCTCCTGAGCAACTTCCTCCACTAGAGCATG AAGGGTATGGTGAGGACAGTACTGATCGTATGGAGGCCTTCCCCTTCAGTCAGCCAATACCTAAAGAGAAAGATGATGATGCTGAACTCCGACGTCAACTTAATAACATGGGTGGAG CATCAAGAAAACAGTTTGTTGCTTTAGCGAAAAAGTTTTTCTCTCGAAAGAAGAAAAAGATGACCCTGAAACAAAT ACAGAAAGAGAAGCTGGCTCCCTCAATGGTGAACCTCCTGGACAGTGACGAAGAGGACTACAATGCACACGACCATATGGACCACCCATACAACCAGAGGACAGAAATTGAACCTTTG cCTAGCAGTATTACAGCAGTGCCAAGCTACAAAACAGTGCAGCGTCCACCCTATCACCCGGAGACCATTACATCTTACCATGACAACCAGGCCACCGACATGGTATAG